In Equus quagga isolate Etosha38 unplaced genomic scaffold, UCLA_HA_Equagga_1.0 HiC_scaffold_8514_RagTag, whole genome shotgun sequence, a genomic segment contains:
- the LOC124232611 gene encoding HLA class I histocompatibility antigen, alpha chain G-like produces the protein MRAKAPRAFLLLLSGALTLTDTWAGSHSMRYFKTVMSSHGRREPHFIVVGYVDDTQFVRFDSYAASPRMEPRAPWMEQEGQEYWEEQTRNVKDTAQKLEAELNTLRNYYNQSKAVSHTYQWTHGCYVGTDGHLLRGYSQYAYDGIDHLSLNEDLRSWTAMNTAAQITQRKLEAAGATEQHRHYLEGTCVEWLLRHMENGKQTLQRIEPPKTHVTRHSISDHEVTLRCWALGFYPAEITLTWQRDGEDLTQDTELVETRPAGDGTFQKWAAVVVPSGEEQRYTCHVQHEGLPEPVPLRWEPPPQSTILIMDVIAVLGLLGAVVGGAVICWKKCSGGNGDSFKAENSDSSQDTVVSLVDPKGETLQA, from the exons ATGCGGGCCAAGGCGCCCCGagccttcctcctgctgctctcaGGGGCCCTGACCCTGACCGACACCTGGGCGG gctcccactccaTGAGGTATTTCAAAACCGTCATGTCCAGTCACGGCCGCAGGGAGCCTCATTTCATCGTCGTCGGCTACGTGGACGACACGCAGTTCGTGCGGTTCGACAGCTACGCCGCGAGTCCGAGGATGGAGCCCCGGGCGCCGTGGATGGAGCAGGAAGGGCAAGAGTATTGGGAAGAGCAGACAAGGAACGTCAAGGACACCGCACAGAAATTAGAAGCAGAACTTAACACACTGCGCAACTACTACAATCAGAGCAAGGCCG TGTCTCACACCTACCAGTGGACGCACGGTTGCTACGTGGGGACAGACGGGCACCTGCTTCGCGGGTACAGTCAGTATGCCTACGACGGCATCGATCACCTCTCCCTGAACGAGGACCTGCGCTCCTGGACCGCGATGAACACGGCGGCTCAGATCACTCAGCGTAAGTTGGAGGCAGCAGGTGCGACTGAGCAGCACAGACACTACCTGGAGGGCACATGCGTGGAGTGGCTCCTCAGACACATGGAGAACGGGAAGCAGACGCTGCAACGCATAG AACCTCCTAAGACACATGTGACCCGCCACAGCATCTCTGACCATGAGGTCACCCtgaggtgctgggccctgggcttctaCCCTGCGGAGATCACCCTGACCTGGCAGCGTGATGGGGAGGACCTGACCCAGGACACGGAGCTTGTGGAGACCAGGCCTGCAGGGGACGGGACCTTCCAGAAGTGGGCGGCTGTGGTGGTGCCTTCTGGAGAGGAACAGAGATACACGTGCCATGTGCAGCACGAGGGGCTTCCTGAGCCCGTCCCCCTGAGATGGG AGCCGCCTCCTCAGTCCACCATCCTCATCATGGACGTCATTGCTGTCCTGGGTCTCCTTGGAGCTGTGGTGGGTGGAGCCGTGATCTGCTGGAAGAAGTGCTCAG GTGGAAATGGAGACAGCTTCAAGGCTGAAA ACAGCGACAGTTCCCAGGACACTGTTGTGTCTCTCGTGGATCCTAAAGGGGAGACCCTGCAGGCCTGA